A genomic segment from Nicotiana tabacum cultivar K326 chromosome 9, ASM71507v2, whole genome shotgun sequence encodes:
- the LOC107827160 gene encoding putative pentatricopeptide repeat-containing protein At1g02420, with the protein MARIFSYKHLSIAPQTNSHFLPSSLYLLHSQSSDSTDKEVETLYRIITITQTPEGLKQSLKSSQISLSNDLIDRVLKRVRFSHSNPLQALEFFKFAAKRKGFYHTGFSLDTMLYVLGRSRKFDKIWEVLIEMKRKDQSLITPRTIQVVLGRVAKVCSVRQTVEAFWGFKKLLKEFGVDCFNALLRALCQEKSMSDARNVYHSLKFKFRPNLQTFNILLSGWTSSEDAEGFFDEMRDLGVEPDVVSYNCLVDVYCKGREMEKAFKVVKEMREKDITPDVITYTSLIGGLGLVGQPDKARGVLKDMREYGCYPDAAAYNAAIRNFCIAKRIGDAYSLMDEMIMNGLSPNATTYNVFLRSFFWANDLRSSWSLYQRMKETWCLPSTQSCMFLIRLIRRHDKVEMALELWDDMVVRGFGSYILVSDVLFDLLCDLGKLAEAERCFLQMVDKGQKPSNVSFRRIKVLMELANKQEALKLLSEKMASFGSSTQLIQEDKVEYDL; encoded by the coding sequence ATGGCTCGAATTTTCTCCTACAAACATCTCTCTATTGCCCCTCAAACGAACAGCcattttcttccttcttccctcTACCTCCTCCATTCTCAATCCTCCGATTCCACTGACAAAGAAGTTGAAACCCTTTACCGCATCATAACAATAACACAAACACCAGAGGGACTAAAACAATCGctcaaatcatcacaaatcagcTTATCAAACGACTTAATTGATAGAGTTCTCAAAAGGGTACGTTTTTCTCACTCCAACCCATTACAAGCTTTAGAGTTCTTTAAATTTGCAGCTAAGCGTAAAGGGTTTTACCATACTGGCTTTTCTTTAGACACCATGTTGTATGTACTTGGTAGGAGTCGTAAATTTGACAAGATTTGGGAGGTTTTAATAGAAATGAAGAGAAAAGATCAATCTTTAATAACGCCCCGAACAATTCAAGTTGTTTTGGGTAGAGTTGCTAAAGTTTGTTCAGTTAGGCAAACTGTTGAGGCTTTTTGGGGCTTCAAAAAACTGTTGAAAGAGTTTGGTGTTGATTGTTTCAATGCATTGTTGAGGGCTTTGTGCCAGGAGAAGAGTATGAGTGATGCTAGGAATGTGTACCATAGCTTGAAATTTAAGTTTAGGCCAAATTTGCAAACTTTTAATATACTTTTGTCTGGTTGGACATCGTCCGAGGATGCAGAGGGATTTTTTGATGAGATGAGGGATTTGGGTGTTGAACCGGATGTTGTTTCGTATAATTGTTTGGTGGATGTGTATTGTAAAGGGAGAGAGATGGAGAAGGCGTTTAAGGTGGTGAAGGAGATGAGAGAGAAGGATATTACTCCCGATGTGATAACTTATACGAGTTTAATTGGAGGGTTGGGATTGGTTGGACAACCCGATAAGGCGAGGGGTGTTTTGAAGGATATGAGGGAGTATGGATGTTATCCGGATGCGGCAGCTTATAATGCTGCAATTAGGAACTTCTGCATTGCGAAGAGGATTGGGGACGCATACAGTTTGATGGATGAGATGATAATGAATGGCTTGAGCCCCAACGCTACTACTTATAATGTGTTCTTAAGGTCATTTTTTTGGGCAAATGATTTGAGAAGTTCGTGGTCTTTGTACCAGAGGATGAAGGAGACTTGGTGCTTACCGAGTACACAGTCATGTATGTTTTTGATCAGGTTGATCAGGAGACACGATAAGGTGGAGATGGCACTTGAGTTGTGGGATGACATGGTGGTGAGAGGATTCGGCTCGTATATTTTAGTGTCTGATGTTTTGTTTGATTTGCTTTGTGATCTGGGAAAATTGGCGGAGGCAGAACGATGTTTCTTGCAAATGGTGGATAAAGGGCAAAAGCCAAGTAATGTTTCTTTTAGGAGGATCAAGGTGCTTATGGAATTGGCTAATAAACAGGAAGCCCTTAAGCTTTTGTCAGAAAAGATGGCTTCTTTTGGTTCCTCCACCCAACTGATCCAAGAGgataaagtggaatatgatttaTGA